The Candidatus Kapaibacterium sp. genome includes a region encoding these proteins:
- a CDS encoding thiamine diphosphokinase translates to MKQVIFDTNKFEALLCLNSELPDYVFDLYPNVPIIAADGAVFELHKLGLRATKVIGDLDSGKREEIEKMYDSVDIIEISDQETNDFEKCLLWLEHEGMKNILILGLHGGLLEHTLNNWSILMRYGRRLNLCNYELGRYGIPIYDSIKMNCVENEIVSLIPNGMVRLTTRNLKWELDDEILQFSQREGARNVSVADSFEITVSEGSFLLFVDSRLPFSPIFL, encoded by the coding sequence ATGAAACAAGTGATTTTTGACACAAATAAATTTGAAGCATTGCTCTGTTTGAATTCGGAATTGCCGGATTACGTGTTTGATTTATACCCTAATGTTCCAATTATTGCCGCTGATGGAGCAGTTTTCGAGCTACATAAGTTGGGATTGAGAGCAACAAAAGTAATCGGAGATTTAGATTCGGGCAAACGTGAAGAAATTGAAAAGATGTATGATTCGGTAGATATTATTGAAATTTCAGACCAAGAAACCAATGATTTCGAAAAATGCTTGCTTTGGCTTGAGCATGAAGGAATGAAAAACATTTTGATATTAGGTCTTCATGGAGGATTGCTCGAACATACTTTGAATAATTGGAGCATATTGATGCGTTACGGCAGAAGGCTAAACCTTTGCAACTACGAACTCGGGAGATATGGCATTCCAATTTACGATTCTATAAAAATGAATTGCGTGGAAAATGAAATTGTTTCGTTAATACCTAATGGAATGGTTAGATTGACAACTCGAAATTTGAAATGGGAATTGGATGACGAAATTTTGCAATTTAGTCAACGCGAGGGCGCCAGAAATGTTTCGGTGGCAGACAGTTTCGAAATAACAGTTTCAGAAGGCTCTTTTTTGTTGTTTGTGGATTCGAGGCTGCCTTTTAGTCCGATTTTTTTATAA
- a CDS encoding alpha/beta hydrolase-fold protein: MEKDVRIIESEHLSKDVELVSYGRYGIAMIIFPTQGDSCHDAENIGFVHALREYINSGKVKIYSISTVNLQSWLDPGKSDEERSRRHFEFNRFLEEELVPFIYESCGGPVPMLTMGASIGAYHAANTFFRRPDIFMGTIALSGFYDIRKLTKGYFDENCYFNSPVDYLPNLNDNYWMSYLLNRKHIYLASGSGRYENPEQTQNFSDILRLKDIKHRCDLWDTKWDHDSKTWNEQLKHITNSFL, from the coding sequence ATGGAAAAAGATGTTAGAATAATCGAAAGTGAGCATCTATCAAAGGATGTAGAGCTTGTAAGTTACGGGCGCTACGGAATAGCTATGATAATATTCCCCACTCAAGGCGACTCATGCCATGATGCGGAGAATATCGGTTTTGTACATGCTTTGAGGGAGTATATTAATTCCGGTAAAGTCAAGATTTATTCTATTTCAACTGTAAATTTGCAATCATGGCTCGACCCGGGCAAATCAGATGAGGAAAGAAGTCGCAGACACTTTGAATTCAATCGATTTTTGGAAGAAGAGTTAGTACCCTTTATCTACGAATCCTGCGGTGGACCGGTCCCAATGCTAACAATGGGGGCATCAATTGGAGCTTATCATGCTGCAAACACATTTTTCAGACGACCCGATATTTTCATGGGGACTATTGCTTTAAGCGGCTTTTACGACATCCGAAAGTTGACAAAAGGTTATTTCGACGAAAATTGTTATTTCAATTCGCCTGTTGATTATCTCCCCAATCTAAACGATAACTACTGGATGTCTTATTTGCTCAATCGTAAACATATTTACTTGGCTTCCGGTAGTGGACGATACGAAAATCCCGAGCAGACTCAAAATTTTTCCGATATTCTAAGACTAAAAGATATTAAACATAGATGTGATTTGTGGGATACTAAATGGGACCATGACTCAAAAACGTGGAATGAACAATTGAAACATATTACTAACTCTTTTTTATAA